The bacterium genome has a window encoding:
- a CDS encoding alpha/beta hydrolase fold domain-containing protein, with amino-acid sequence MASSIGRIATLENINLVTRTLRNHLLFILLLFVMITSATAQAVTPPPQPSSGPGGRDYAHSRITSSVHGYGDLKYYLYEPAGPKPETAPLIVFTHGWGGINPSLSYGAWIKHLVRRGNIVVYPVYQSAASMLNGSRYTSNCVNAVLDAIQVLESEGHVQPDLDRFATVGHSVGGVLAANIAAVALKSGLPAPRAVMSVQPGNTPMPPLERLSAIPSDALLLTLVGDRDKVVGSKDAVKIFTQTPQIPLENKDYVIMVSDSSGTPALTANHFAPTCWAPLTVSVPVLASTGPEADVEDFQLGIGDAAPDSAPDSASAQAAGPGNAGADIGSLMGFGTNALDYYAVWKLFDALTDAAFYGKNREYALGNTPEQRFMGTWSNGKPVKELIVTDDPKSQPWINGRRDTFSRF; translated from the coding sequence ATGGCTTCTTCAATCGGACGGATCGCGACCCTTGAGAATATCAACCTGGTAACCAGAACCTTGCGCAACCACCTTCTGTTCATCCTTCTGCTTTTCGTCATGATCACCTCAGCAACCGCTCAGGCCGTCACCCCGCCTCCACAGCCGTCATCAGGGCCTGGCGGCAGGGATTATGCCCACAGCAGAATCACCAGTTCGGTCCACGGATATGGCGATTTGAAATATTACCTGTATGAACCGGCCGGACCCAAACCGGAAACAGCTCCCCTGATCGTTTTCACTCATGGATGGGGAGGAATCAACCCTTCGCTTTCATACGGTGCCTGGATCAAACATCTGGTCAGACGGGGCAATATCGTTGTCTATCCGGTGTATCAGTCGGCAGCCTCCATGCTCAACGGTTCCCGGTATACCTCCAATTGCGTCAATGCCGTACTGGATGCCATTCAGGTGCTTGAAAGTGAAGGCCATGTGCAGCCCGATCTGGACAGGTTCGCCACGGTAGGCCATTCGGTTGGAGGAGTATTGGCTGCCAACATTGCCGCGGTGGCCCTGAAATCCGGTTTGCCCGCTCCCAGGGCGGTCATGTCGGTTCAGCCGGGCAATACGCCGATGCCGCCTCTGGAAAGGTTGTCAGCCATTCCCTCCGATGCTCTCCTGCTTACCCTGGTGGGTGACCGGGACAAGGTTGTCGGCAGCAAGGATGCAGTGAAAATTTTCACTCAGACACCGCAGATCCCGCTTGAAAACAAAGACTACGTCATCATGGTTTCCGATAGTTCCGGAACACCTGCTCTGACCGCGAATCACTTCGCCCCTACCTGCTGGGCTCCCCTGACCGTTTCGGTGCCTGTGCTCGCCAGCACAGGGCCGGAGGCTGATGTCGAAGATTTTCAGCTCGGCATCGGTGATGCCGCGCCGGATTCTGCACCGGATTCCGCCAGTGCGCAGGCCGCAGGTCCCGGCAACGCCGGAGCGGACATCGGCTCCCTGATGGGTTTTGGTACCAACGCTCTCGATTATTACGCCGTGTGGAAGCTCTTCGATGCTCTCACCGATGCGGCCTTCTATGGTAAAAACCGGGAATACGCACTCGGCAATACCCCGGAGCAGCGCTTCATGGGAACGTGGAGCAACGGCAAGCCGGTCAAGGAACTGATCGTAACCGATGATCCCAAATCCCAGCCCTGGATCAATGGGAGGAGAGATACATTCAGTAGATTCTAA